CACCGCTCCCAATAGTCGAGGCAGCGGTCGGCATCGACGAACCGGAAGGCGTTGAGGAACCCCTCCGCCATCGCCGCATAGCACTCGGCGGCGAAGGCGTCGTCTCCCCCGTCACTGATCAGCCTCCGCACGTCCGGCTCGACCTCGAGGATGTCGCCACACTGCGCCTCGGCGAGGAGTCGCTCCCGCGACACGCGCGACGGCTCGTGGCCGGCGGCCAGCGCGGTGCGAAACCATCCCTCGGCCTCGAGCAGGTCTCCGCGCCGGCGCAGCAAACGGCCCCGCTCGAACGCGCCGTCGGCGTCGGGCGCGCGGCCGCGGTCGAGCCGATCGCGGAACGCGAGGGCCAAATCGTAGTCGCCACCCGTTTCGGCGGCGTCGAGACGACGCGTTACGAGCGCGCGGTACCAGCGATCACCGCGGGCGGCTACGAGCACGATCAGGGCGACGATCGCCAGCAGCGTCGCGACGCGCCACTCGCGGCCGGTCAGATGGCGGGCCGGTGGCATCGGACAGTGCCCCCCATGCCGACCGCGATCATTCCTTGAGATCGAACGAGAACACGTTCTTCTTCGTGTCGCTCGTGACCTCGGCGGTCAAGCCGCTGCTCGCGGCACGGCCATACTTCTCCGGAATCTCCGACTTACCCTGCTCCTGCTTCTTGCCGGCCGCAGCGGCGGCCATCTTCGCCATGTCAGCCGGCGTGGGATTCGCAGGAGCACCCGCTGCCCCGCCACCCGAGACCTTGGTGATGCTCACCTTGTTGGCACCGCGGATGGCCTGGGCGATCGTGAACTTGCCCGACCCGTCGGTGGTTCCCATCACGGGAGCACCCTTTTCAGGCACGAACGTCACCGTGGCCCCCTCGACCGGCTTACCGGCGACCGACACCGTCCCGCTCACGCCCGAGGTTACCGGCCCCGATGGACCGCACCCGAAACCACCGAACACGATCAGACCGGCCACGACCCCCGACCAGCACACCATGTTCGAGCGGTTCACGACAGGCTCCGGGAAAGAGGGTTCCTCCGGCGGCCGGAGCCGCCGGAGGAACGAGGATCATCCGATGGTCGCGACGGGCCGACCGGGGCCGGCCCACGATCCACGACCGGTGTTGCGGGTCAGAAACTGCTGTCGTTGAAGTTCTGACGATCGCGTCGGCCACCGAGGTACTGGTAGGTCTGGTGGTCGATGTTCTCCGCCACGAATCTCACCGAACCGTCGCCCATCAGGAAACCGGCTCCGCCCGGGTGCCGCGAGCGGAAGCCCCACGAGTAGTTCCAGTTGCTCTTCGGCCAGCAGGCGGGGTTCTGCGCCCCGGCAGCCTGGGCCTCGGCCTGCGAGTTGTAGCAGGTGGTGAGGTTGTTGATCGGCACCACCGTCGACGCGTGGGCGTTGTTGAAGCCGTTCCAACTCCACAGCCCCTCGACATGGTCGTGGCACTCGACGAGCACCTCGCCCACCATGATCGTCTTGCTGAGGCCGTCGGACACGTTGGCGAACGTGATCCCCTTCGGCGAGTAGGCGACGCGCGAGAACACGCCGGACACTTCGTTGAACGATCCGCCGTTGCCATGGTCGGCGTTGCCGTAGGGCTGCTCGCGGAACTGCTGCCACTGGTTGCAATTCCCGTCAGCGGAACCGGTCGACTGAGACCCGAGCGACCCGGTGTAGCTTCCCTCGGCCCAGCCGTACATGTCGGGCGGACCGGTGTCCGACGGGCAGCGAGTGAATGGAAGCTGCGTGCTGCGGAGCTCCCTGCCGTCGATCAACTGCGTGCGGATGTCGGGATCATCGCCGGCACTGGGACCATTGCCCGCCAAGCCGAAATTGATCTTCGAGTACAGCGGCGCGAACTCGACGTAGGGCAGGATCTGCGAGTGCCACCCCAAGCCATCGGACCAGTTGGGGGCAGCGCCGGGCACTTCCGCAGCCTGCGGAAGCATCTGCTTCGAGTCGTGGTGGTTGTGGATCGCCAAGCCGTACTGCTTGAGGTTGTTGCTGCACTTGCTGCGCCGGGCGGCTTCGCGCGCCGCCTGAACGGCCGGAAGCAGCAGTCCGACGAGCGTGCCGATGATGGCGATCACCACCAGCAATTCGACGAGGGTGAAACCACGTCGCGGAGTTCGACGGTCAACATGGCTCATGGAGCACCTCTGGATTCCCCGCAGGAGAAGAATAAATGACGCATCTGCCGAGAAACGAACGATTCGATGGATGGACGGCCTGACCTGTCGCGCGCGACGTCGCACGCTCGTGCCATCGAGACCATCCCCCCCCACACGGGAAGAGTCTACCGACGGCCGCCGTCGGAATGCAAGGGATCGGCCACGGAAGCGGGCCGATTGAGCCAGACACGCAGCGGCGCCTCGGCCGGCCCCTTTTCGTCGGGGCGCCAGACGCCGGCGACGAGGTCGGGGCGTCCGTCCCGATCGACGTCGGCGACCGTGAACGAGGCGTGGTCGCAGCGGTCGAGGGCGATGGTGTGGGGGGCGAACTCGCCGCCGGGCCGCTGCTCGAGCCACAGCAGGGCCGCGAACGTGCCGGCGGGGCTGCCGGCGGCCCACGGATGCAGCGCGGACACGACGACGTCGAGATCGCCGTCACCGTCGAGATCGGCGGCTGACGCCTGCGATGCCGCTGGCATCCGGATCAGCTCGTGGCACGTGAATGCCCGCCCCCCTTCGTTGCGAAGCCAGCGGACACCGTGGTAGGGCTTGGCAATCCCGCTGTCCATCATGTCGCCGTTGGTGTGGAGGATGTCGAGGCGGCCGTCGGCATCGAGGTCGGCGATCTCGAAGCCGCTCGAGCCCCACGAGGGATCGGGGAAACGGTGGATCGTCGCGTGCTCCACGTCCCCGCCGTCGCGGCCCCAGTAAAAGT
The sequence above is a segment of the Planctomycetota bacterium genome. Coding sequences within it:
- a CDS encoding carboxypeptidase regulatory-like domain-containing protein produces the protein MNRSNMVCWSGVVAGLIVFGGFGCGPSGPVTSGVSGTVSVAGKPVEGATVTFVPEKGAPVMGTTDGSGKFTIAQAIRGANKVSITKVSGGGAAGAPANPTPADMAKMAAAAAGKKQEQGKSEIPEKYGRAASSGLTAEVTSDTKKNVFSFDLKE
- a CDS encoding DUF1559 domain-containing protein — its product is MSHVDRRTPRRGFTLVELLVVIAIIGTLVGLLLPAVQAAREAARRSKCSNNLKQYGLAIHNHHDSKQMLPQAAEVPGAAPNWSDGLGWHSQILPYVEFAPLYSKINFGLAGNGPSAGDDPDIRTQLIDGRELRSTQLPFTRCPSDTGPPDMYGWAEGSYTGSLGSQSTGSADGNCNQWQQFREQPYGNADHGNGGSFNEVSGVFSRVAYSPKGITFANVSDGLSKTIMVGEVLVECHDHVEGLWSWNGFNNAHASTVVPINNLTTCYNSQAEAQAAGAQNPACWPKSNWNYSWGFRSRHPGGAGFLMGDGSVRFVAENIDHQTYQYLGGRRDRQNFNDSSF